One region of Quercus lobata isolate SW786 chromosome 2, ValleyOak3.0 Primary Assembly, whole genome shotgun sequence genomic DNA includes:
- the LOC115977377 gene encoding zinc finger protein CONSTANS-LIKE 5, with product MGIEATASTLKTWGVAAKLCDSCKSGSAALFCRVDSVFLCLACDSKLHSRHERVWMCEVCEQAPASVTCKADAAALCVTCDSDIHSANPLARRHERVPVEPFFDSAESVIKSGAPLTDFLVVPTDHNESPEAGSWILPNQNFVEDPDVKPADLLFTAEMDPFLEFEYPNSFHNSGTDSVVPVQAKPVSAPISETCFDIEFCKSKLSAFNYPSHSLSQSVSSSEVGVVPDGNSMSDISYPFGRNMSVDPNVPVSGTTAQAATQLCGTDREARVLRYREKRKNRKFEKTIRYASRKAYAETRPRIKGRFAKRTEMIESDVDSLFNSVSTAAFITEAQYGVVPTF from the exons ATGGGAATCGAAGCAACAGCGAGTACCTTGAAAACTTGGGGCGTGGCAGCCAAGCTTTGCGACTCGTGCAAGTCCGGCTCGGCAGCGCTGTTCTGCCGAGTCGACTCGGTTTTCTTGTGCTTGGCCTGTGACTCCAAGCTCCACTCTCGGCACGAGCGCGTGTGGATGTGCGAGGTCTGCGAGCAAGCCCCGGCGTCCGTCACGTGCAAGGCAGACGCGGCGGCCCTGTGCGTCACGTGCGACTCCGATATCCACTCGGCCAACCCGCTCGCCCGCCGCCACGAGCGCGTTCCGGTGGAGCCTTTCTTCGACTCGGCCGAGTCGGTCATCAAATCGGGCGCTCCGCTCACCGATTTCCTCGTGGTCCCGACCGATCATAACGAGTCGCCAGAGGCCGGTTCGTGGATTCTCCCAAACCAGAACTTCGTGGAGGATCCGGATGTCAAACCCGCCGACTTGCTCTTCACTGCCGAAATGGATCCGTTTCTCGAGTTCGAATACCCGAACTCGTTTCATAATTCGGGTACCGATAGTGTCGTTCCGGTTCAAGCTAAACCGGTTTCGGCTCCGATTTCCGAAACTTGCTTCGATATCGAATTCTGCAAATCCAAGCTCTCTGCATTCAACTATCCCTCACACTCTCTTAGCCAAAGC GTTTCGTCCTCGGAAGTTGGAGTTGTGCCTGACGGGAATTCGATGTCCGATATATCGTATCCTTTTGGCCGAAACATGAGCGTTGATCCGAACGTACCGGTTTCGGGGACTACGGCCCAGGCTGCGACTCAGTTGTGCGGGACTGATAGGGAAGCAAGGGTTTTGAGGTAcagagagaagaggaagaacCGGAAATTCGAGAAGACAATCCGATACGCTTCGCGAAAAGCGTACGCCGAAACTCGGCCGAGAATCAAAGGCCGGTTCGCGAAACGTACAGAAATGATTGAGTCTGACGTGGACAGCCTCTTTAACTCCGTGTCCACTGCGGCTTTTATAACCGAAGCGCAATACGGCGTCGTTCCGACCTTCTGa
- the LOC115973970 gene encoding uncharacterized protein LOC115973970: MPLSMKIQPIDFNTPEETMRIDSVKPMAKSRLKRFFSFQFPSVLRNSTAAPEKVMDEEPHFQKDSFNGSVVVVPMLAAEFEPSSVCLDSMVQNFIKENNKNEKQSELCAVRCGHNRCNCFNRNCIDSSSEDEGTLSAILTILPWCRLNSTSNLQFTILSFSTEPI, encoded by the coding sequence ATGCCTTTATCAATGAAGATCCAGCCAATCGATTTTAACACGCCAGAAGAGACGATGAGGATCGACTCAGTGAAGCCGATGGCGAAGTCTCGGCTGAAGaggtttttttctttccagTTCCCGAGCGTTCTGAGGAATTCCACAGCGGCGCCGGAGAAGGTCATGGACGAGGAGCCGCATTTTCAAAAGGACAGCTTTAATGGCTCAGTTGTGGTGGTGCCGATGTTGGCCGCTGAGTTTGAGCCAAGTTCTGTGTGCTTGGACAGTATGGTACAGAACTTCATCAAAGAGAACAATAAAAACGAGAAGCAATCGGAACTGTGTGCAGTCAGGTGTGGCCATAACCGCTGCAACTGTTTTAACCGGAATTGTATTGATAGCAGTTCAGAAGATGAAGGGACTCTTTCGGCGATTCTAACTATTCTTCCATGGTGTCGTCTCAACTCCACCTCCAATCTTCAATTTACCATTTTGTCCTTTTCCACAGAACCTATCTAA